A single genomic interval of Fusarium verticillioides 7600 chromosome 8, whole genome shotgun sequence harbors:
- a CDS encoding hypothetical protein (At least one base has a quality score < 10), with protein sequence MASMPSATRPQDDGPSAASTATTDEQTVNLQVVSPSVGVNRPLLFPNLAANTTIKQLKDKIRQTLPLRPADDHQRLIHRGHALVREADTLVDILGVDAVRTSEQQTIHLVLRDMSDTTSSNPSAPSAPPSLAAPVPAPAPAPGPSPAASAPPTHPPRPQPQQAPGQAFGYQMPPAWRNSMPPTSNPFPQPRMPSPSPSHTPEQAAAFQHQHQNMTQWLNSIQREAMARALNQNQRTRAQMGMRGVGDPNNPGNTGGNNSGRASPAPGHTVYREHVGPNGSTYQFETVIRTMVPGQQGNGGASGSMSPADVQNLFRNADMNQATSAMASAMQRSASSTSLHNRPQHGLTAPTWPMSQPMTGSGRGTPDSSLNRLSTTVAPGSSQTRQGPEVYILSSPEGPRALLLNNTSSEAFITPRLRTQTSLPHLRQAAALSSAALDAQNQLRARHHHHHHHHPHHHHHHHPRSQIAPQPIPQLQASGRPLNLRPPQSFQQQSSSNPRPSQAALHTRLKPKGPKPGARTGPCGDLWLP encoded by the exons atggcttccaTGCCTTCTGCTACTCGTCCTCAGGACGATGGACCTTCCGCCGCCTCTACTGCGACAACCGACGAACAGACTGTCAACCTGCAGGTCGTGTCACCGTCTGTTGGTGTGAATCGACCGCTACTCTTCCCTAACCTTGCTGCAAATACTACGatcaaacagctcaaggataAAATTCGCCAGACTCTTCCTCTGCGGCCCGCCGACGACCATCAACGATTAATCCATAGGGGGCACGCACTCGTCCGCGAAGCGGATACACTAGTTGATATCTTGGGCGTTGATGCG GTTCGCACTTCCGAGCAGCAAACGATTCACCTTGTCCTTCGCGACATGTCCGATACCACATCTTCAAACCCCTCTGCGCCCTCTGCGCCACCGTCCCTCGCCGCTCCTGTACCTGCACCTGCGCCTGCGCCAGGTCCGAGTCCAGCCGCTTctgcaccaccaacacaTCCTCCAcgccctcaacctcagcaagcCCCCGGTCAAGCTTTTGGATACCAGATGCCGCCAGCGTGGCGAAACTCGATGCCCCCGACTTCCAACCCGTTCCCTCAACCACGCATGCCGTCCCCTTCGCCTTCGCACACTCCCGAGCAAGCGGCCGCctttcaacaccaacatcagaACATGACACAGTGGTTGAACAGCATCCAACGAGAGGCCATGGCTAGAGCTCTCAACCAGAACCAACGAACGAGAGCTCAAATGGGGATGCGCGGCGTTGGTGACCCCAACAACCCTGGAAATACTGGTGGAAACAATAGTGGCCGAGCAAGCCCAGCGCCAGGCCATACTGTTTACCGTGAGCACGTTGGACCAAACGGGAGCACCTATCAGTTCGAGACTGTGATTCGGACTATGGTACCCGGACAACAGGGTAACGGTGGTGCTAGCGGCTCAATGTCTCCCGCTGATGTACAGAATCTTTTCCGAAACGCTGATATGAACCAAGCTACGTCGGCCATGGCCAGCGCAATGCAACGAAGCGCTTCGAGCACATCTCTTCACAACCGACCTCAACATGGACTAACGGCGCCTACGTGGCCCATGTCCCAACCCATGACCGGCAGTGGTCGTGGAACCCCTGATTCGTCTCTTAATCGACTCAGTACTACTGTAGCGCCTGGAAGTTCACAAACTAGGCAAGGACCCGAGGTGTATATTCTCTCGTCGCCCGAGGGGCCCAGAGCCTTGCTTTTAAATAATACTAGTTCCGAAGCATTTATCACCCCTCGGTTGCGAACTCAGACGAGTCTACCTCACCTTCGACAAGCCGCTGCTCTTAGTAGTGCCGCTCTAGATGCCCAGAATCAGCTGCGAGCGagacaccaccaccatcaccaccaccatcctcatcatcaccaccatcaccatccccGATCCCAGATCGCGCCGCAGCCGATACCTCAGCTTCAGGCATCAGGACGACCTCTGAACCTACGACCCCCTCAGTCCTTTCAGCAgcaaagctcaagcaacCCGCGGCCGTCGCAGGCAGCCCTGCATACCCGGCTCAAGCCCAAAGGCCCAAAACCAGGCGCAAGAACCGGACCCTGCGGCGATTTATGGCTCCCCTGA
- a CDS encoding gluconate 5-dehydrogenase, translated as MAEAQLEDFPSLFSLKGKVAVITGGSRGLGLHAASAFLQAGASKVFISSRKAAACEEACKALNALPNLAPGAVAISVPADSSKFEGVESLLAQVKKHTDRVDILLANAGATWGEQFDTHPDSAFAKVMDLNVKAVFNTIRLFTPLLEKSASLQDPSRVIITASVAGLGVGTIGKQGTYGYSASKAAVLHLGRNIAMELGPRHITVNSICPGFFPSKMSNGLLEMSGGAEEIANSNPMRRLGKPEDIAGVVVYLASRAGSHVNGETIAIDGGALWQRGELMVESKPKL; from the exons ATGGCTGAAGCTCAGTTGGAAGATTTCCCTTCGCTCTTCTCCCTGAAGGGCAAGGTCGCTGTCATCACCGGCGGCTCTCGCGGCCTGGGTCTGCACGCAGCTTCAGC ATTCCTCCAAGCGGGCGCTTCAAAggtcttcatctcatcccgTAAGGCCGCTGCCTGTGAAGAAGCGTGCAAAGCTCTCAATGCTCTCCCCAACCTTGCACCCGGTGCTGTGGCCATCTCAGTTCCCGCAGACTCATCCAAGTTCGAGGGCGTAGAGAGTCTTCTCgcccaagtcaagaagcaCACTGATCGCgtcgacatcctcctcgcaAATGCTGGAGCTACATGGGGCGAGCAGTTTGACACGCACCCTGACTCtgcttttgccaaggtcATGGACCTCAATGTCAAGGCTGTTTTCAACACAATCCGTCTTTTCACACCActcctcgagaagagcgCGTCTCTTCAGGATCCTAGCCGTGTGATTATCACTGCCAGTGTTGCAGGACTTGGTGTCGGCACAATTGGAAAGCAGGGCACATATGGCTACTCCGCCAGCAAGGCTGCTGTGCTGCATCTGGGACGCAACATTGCCATGGAGCTGGGACCTAGACACATCACCGTCAACTCCATCTGCCCTGGCTTCTTCCCTAGCAAGATGTCCAATGGTCTACTTGAGATGTCCGGTGGTGCTGAGGAGATTGCAAACAGCAACCCCATGCGCCGACTGGGCAAGCCTGAGGACATTGCTGGTGTGGTTGTTTACCTCGCTAGTCGGGCAGGATCTCA
- a CDS encoding hypothetical protein (At least one base has a quality score < 10) — translation MFDVIWVDPDRELVGEHRAKKEIKRELKNKEREKEQENSILSRSISVTSTRSSTESRFGFLRPRNGKNAKGKEKTPSGLLTPSHHSSRSNSGSYHRSALMANLSNVSLGAERAHRANTPVSTDASCSHVVKRNEVSQPRPSDLENSDLCSEVYGCSELEGDHPPTPTGSMGDRNFPVPILQPESPNSLVPSLSLSKEPKAPIVINFRPNDPDSWRPPEEWAYIDRKAEEARMLENQEDAEMTVDAEETVRVNPCTNFESVKDQVKVMAASSPSMILARIKEIWTVTDEKLHGELNIELKRWMLSVLHHLDIEARDSAGVACVVTNTSDNLGVLALYESEITATYIAALHSTREVYTLTTAAFQNKELPDIHPVLVPSMTPSTLPIDQHSFTIVYSLSLPAVCSSPEIPGVLKNISNRLRVGGSLQLTLIDPLPCASTLGHRMRAWLQEHLLINLERHFKCTNPSRLFPEWMGDAGLRGQGSTLTTSKFYAVSASIRSQADDSDPFIDRIPSEREVKAEVRSIIGRLLWMEVWGSFVTGDKWWWEDEGCVNECLQLGTVWEYHMIDGVKQGQEDIPEEVEDLENLEH, via the exons ATGTTCGACGTCATCTGGGTCGATCCCGACCGCGAGCTCGTCGGCGAGCATCGTGCcaaaaaggaaataaagcGCGAACTGAAAAACAAGGAGAGGGAAAAGGAACAGGAGAACTCAATTCTCAGCCGCTCAATCTCCGTCACAAGCACTCGATCCTCTACAGAATCTCGCTTCGGCTTTCTTCGACCTCGAAATGGCAAAAATGCAAAGGGCAAAGAAAAGACTCCATCGGGTCTTTTGACTCCAAGTCACCACTCCTCACGCTCAAACTCGGGGAGCTACCATCGCTCGGCACTTATGGCAAACTTGTCGAATGTTTCCCTCGGAGCAGAGCGAGCACACAGAGCGAACACTCCTGTTTCCACTGATGCGTCGTGCTCACACGTTGTTAAGCGCAACGAAGTCTCGCAGCCTCGACCATCCGACTTGGAGAACTCAGACCTGTGTTCAGAGGTGTACGGCTGCTCTGAGTTAGAAGGCGATCACCCTCCTACGCCGACTGGTTCCATGGGAGATAG AAACTTCCCTGTTCCAATACTCCAGCCAGAATCACCCAACAGTCTCGTACCAAGTCTCAGTCTCTCCAAAGAACCGAAAGCTCCCATCGTGATCAACTTCCGACCCAACGATCCCGACTCATGGCGTCCCCCCGAAGAATGGGCATACATCGACCGAAAAGCAGAAGAGGCGCGAATGCTTGAGAATCAggaagatgctgagatgaCCGTTGATGCAGAAGAGACGGTTCGAGTGAACCCGTGCACAAACTTTGAGAGCGTAAAGGATCAAGTCAAGGTTATGGCGGCTTCGAGCCCCAGCATGATTCTTGCGCGTATCAAGGAGATCTGGACCGTTACCGACGAGAAGCTCCATGGAGAGTTGAACATTGAGCTGAAGCGATGGATGCTTTCTGTCCTGCACCACCTGGACATTGAGGCGAGGGATAgtgctggtgttgcttgcGTAGTCACGAATACGTCTGACAATCTTGGGGTACTGGCTCTCTACGAGTCTGAGA TCACGGCCACATATATTGCAGCTCTTCACTCAACCAGGGAAGTATACACTTTGACAACAGCGGCCTTCCAAAATAAAGAGCTTCCGGACATTCACCCGGTATTGGTCCCGTCCATGACTCCCTCTACACTCCCGATTGACCAGCACTCATTCACCATCGTATACTCGCTCTCTTTACCCGCTGTGTGCTCTTCGCCCGAGATACCAGGggttctcaagaacatcagCAACCGCCTTCGAGTCGGCGGTTCCCTGCAACTCACTCTCATCGACCCGTTACCCTGCGCAAGTACACTCGGACATCGCATGCGAGCatggcttcaagagcatTTACTGATCAACCTCGAGCGACATTTCAAGTGCACGAACCCAAGCAGGCTGTTCCCAGAATGGATGGGTGATGCTGGGCTGCGCGGTCAAGGAAGCACTCTCACAACCTCAAAGTTCTACGCTGTATCAGCCAGTATTCGGAGCCAAGCCGACGACAGCGACCCTTTCATAGACAGAATCCCTTCTGAGAGAGAAGTGAAAGCAGAAGTCCGTAGCATAATCGGTCGTCTGCTTTGGATGGAAGTCTGGGGTAGTTTCGTCACTGGCGATAAATGGTGGTGGGAAGACGAAGGCTGCGTCAACGAATGTCTCCAGCTGGGCACAGTTTGGGAATATCACATGATAGATGGCGTGAAGCAAGGTCAAGAGGATATTCCAGAAGAGGTAGAAGACCTCGAGAACTTGGAGCACTAG
- a CDS encoding phosphatidylserine decarboxylase, producing the protein MAPTLGFGPGSSKLGSHMLRNSFYTHGRGRNCYSPSASRHMFLASTRSRCLSRPSASSIRTFASNSGKRPRFSQRLGEAMRNSKIQWYRIPVGLGIGFLGLVQFYKVSSREKERLENEDGQEGSRAPKKRARIRPDGPWQVQVMSTLPLKAISRLWGRFNELTIPYYLRVPGFKLYSWIFGVNLNEVAEPDLHVYPNLASFFYRTLKPGARPLDQDPHTLICPSDGKVLQFGQIQGNDIEQVKGMTYTIDALLGKNTPAPSISGASGTSTPATSQGDVSEEESLVKQHEEFAQVNGISYTLPDLLTGTGKQAPSAKDESMPASPGTVSEVRAELALGERPWYDLISPDNTTSLYYAVIYLAPGDYHRFHSPTNWVVDRRRHFAGELYSVSPYLQRTLPGLFTLNERVVLLGRWRWGFFSYVPVGATNVGSIVINFDKELRTNSLLTDTAADRAAEEAARRGEVYHGFAEATYEAASPVLRGHALRRGEEMGGFQLGSTIVLVFEAPSSKTDENNRHVGWDWAVQKGQKVKMGQALGRVIE; encoded by the exons ATGGCTCCAACCCTTGGTTTTGGGCCTGGCTCCTCCAAGCTCGGTAGTCACATGCTCCGCAACTCATTCTACACCCACGGCCGCGGGAGGAATTGTTACTCGCCATCTGCCTCGCGACACATGTTTCTGGCTTCTACGAGATCGCGATGCCTATCACGGCCTTCGGCCTCTTCAATTCGAACCTTTGCCTCCAATTCGGGCAAGAGACCAAGATTTTCCCAGCGCCTCGGCGAGGCCATGCGAAACTCCAAAATTCAATGGTACCGGATCCCTGTCGGTCTAGGTATTGGTTTCCTCGGCCTCGTCCAGTTTTATAAGGTCTCTTCCCGTGAGAAGGAGAGACTCGAGaatgaagatggacaggaGGGTTCTAGGGCACCCAAGAAGCGTGCAAGAATCCGACCTGACGGTCCTTG GCAAGTCCAGGTCATGTCAACTCTACCCCTAAAGGCTATCTCTAGGCTTTGGGGTCGATTCAACGAACTTACTATTCCTTACTATCTTCGAGTTCCCGGTTTCAAGCTTTACTCTTGGATTTTCGGTGTCAA CCTCAACGAAGTCGCCGAACCCGATCTCCACGTCTATCCAAACCTCGCATCCTTCTTCTACCGTACGCTCAAGCCCGGTGCTCGGCCACTTGATCAGGATCCCCATACGCTCATCTGCCCTTCCGATGGAAAAGTACTTCAGTTCGGCCAGATTCAGGGCAACGACATTGAGCAAGTTAAGGGTATGACTTACACTATcgatgctcttcttggaaAGAATACTCCTGCTCCAAGCATCTCCGGCGCTTCTGGTACTTCAACTCCCGCAACAAGCCAAGGCGACGTCTCAGAGGAGGAGTCGCTCGTTAAGCAACACGAGGAGTTTGCTCAAGTCAATGGCATTTCATACACTCTTCCCGACCTTCTCACCGGCACTGGAAAACAGGCTCCTTCGGCAAAGGACGAGTCTATGCCCGCGTCTCCTGGTACAGTTTCTGAGGTCCGTGCCGAACTCGCCCTCGGTGAGCGACCTTGGTACGATCTCATATCTCCCGACAATACCACATCCCTTTATTATGCAGTTATCTACTTGGCTCCTGGCGACTACCACCGCTTTCACTCTCCCACGAACTGGGTTGTTGACCGCCGACGTCACTTTGCAGGAGAACTATATAGCGTATCCCCATATCTTCAGCGAACCCTCCCCGGTCTTTTCACACTCAACGAGCGCGTGGTTCTTTTGGGCCGTTGGCGCTGGGGCTTCTTCAGTTATGTTCCAGTTGGTGCCACCAACGTCGGTTCCATTGTGATCAACTTTGATAAGGAACTCCGAACCAATAGTCTGTTGACTGACACGGCAGCAGACCGTGCAGCGGAGGAAGCTGCCCGCAGGGGTGAAGTGTACCATGGATTTGCTGAAGCGACATATGAAGCAGCCAGCCCTGTTCTGCGGGGTCATGCGCTCCGACGCGGTGAAGAAATGGGCGGTTTCCAGTTGGGTAGCACCATTGTACTCGTTTTCGAGGCACCCTCAAGCAAAACAGATGAGAACAATAGACATGTCGGTTGGGATTGGGCTGTGCAGAAGGGACAGAAGGTGAAAATGGGACAAGCACTGGGACGGGTCATTGAGTGA
- a CDS encoding hypothetical protein (At least one base has a quality score < 10) codes for MEGMGQSLPPIKGFAADIESTLCMKCSEHMAARHLIVKIIARPSPGFFTVSMSRVSSSSFSASTLHLARGGSATSTGLTWLGLTGTRLLSDVYLASGGEQTKET; via the exons ATGGAAGGCATGGGCCAAAGCCTCCCTCCTATCAAAGGATTTGCAGCTGACATCGAGTCAACTCTATGTATGAAATGCTCCGAGCACATGGCCGCCAGGCACTTGATAGTAAAGATCATCGCT AGACCCTCCCCCGGATTCTTCACTGTCTCAATGTCTCGTGTGAGCTCCAGCTCCTTTTCAGCGTCGACGTTGCACTTGGCACGCGGGGGTTCTGCTACGTCGACTGGcttgacttggcttggccttACGGGGACTCGGTTGCTGTCAGACGTCTACTTGGCATCTGGGGGAGAACAGACAAAAGAGACGTGA
- a CDS encoding hypothetical protein (At least one base has a quality score < 10) codes for MTTRITNWISEYERDRAPKDRLELSTSLDPVLETTRGSRSHRSKGSAPPEDTLELLWVKLKDQRVKLNDIKSQMAKKRKRLRELRRQRDDADNTFMGVVRPMLIAQQGQIVTGPATLERHLAELQRLRTEYQAYENDYEDLEITLDEEEEILNRLEIRFFSLLAVGQAVPLEQPAEDDKKHEEDKNIPNDLMGISPDGPSEDLHPKYLDLMAAVGDLENAKEELDELLFLKEQHEGELKMKAAAGMELNEAEIEFFDEFPLEEQEMRNSVASLQQQATDLRKLCEEKGVMQKHLSSRVAYLLNPENGYEDIELDDASVILRSRTDLAHSTFPVLLSQPEHVMADEFPLTPRDALKAAAALPVTDPVKPSRMQLASKEYSIDRLMLDHGEGGKGDFINRWLLHQLRLSSVNALLLHTTFTKSRGLKIRDLDRWQSDVLHYWWNDEGAELPADMMQLVTSEHSNDGSRIGTNQLSRAVTYTPGVSGGRQSLLTPSSVAHSTW; via the coding sequence ATGACAACTCGTATAACCAACTGGATATCTGAATACGAGCGTGATCGCGCTCCGAAAGATCGCCTGGAATTGAGCACAAGCCTCGATCCTGTCCTGGAAACTACCAGGGGTAGCAGAAGTCATCGATCGAAAGGGTCTGCGCCTCCTGAGGATACTTTGGAGCTGCTCTGGGTCAAACTCAAAGATCAACGGGTCAAGTTGAACGATATCAAGAGTCaaatggccaagaagcgaaaaAGATTAAGAGAGTTGAGGAGACAGAGGGACGATGCAGACAATACATTTATGGGTGTCGTTCGGCCTATGCTGATTGCTCAACAAGGGCAGATAGTAACAGGACCCGCCACTCTGGAACGACATCTGGCAGAACTGCAGCGGCTGAGAACTGAATACCAAGCCTATGAAAACGATTacgaagatcttgagatcaccttggacgaagaggaggaaattCTAAACAGGCTAGAGATTCGATTCTTTAGTTTGCTCGCGGTTGGTCAAGCCGTTCCTCTCGAACAGCCTGCTGAAGACGACAAAAAGCatgaggaagacaagaatatTCCCAATGATCTTATGGGCATATCTCCGGATGGCCCATCCGAGGATCTGCATCCTAAGTATCTGGATCTCATGGCTGCGGTCGGTGACCTTGAGAACGCCAAGGAAGAACTTGACGAGCTACTATTTCTCAAGGAGCAGCATGAGGGAGAATTAAAGATGAAGGCAGCCGCGGGTATGGAGCTGAACGAGGCTGAGATCGAATTTTTCGACGAGTTCCCGctggaagagcaagaaatgCGCAATAGTGTCGCCAGCCTGCAGCAACAAGCAACTGATCTCCGAAAGCTGTGTGAGGAAAAGGGAGTGATGCAGAAGCATTTGTCGTCACGCGTTGCTTATCTTCTCAATCCTGAAAATGGGTATGAGGACATAGAACTCGATGACGCTTCCGTAATCCTGCGCAGTCGGACAGATCTTGCACATTCCACATTCCCTGTTCTTCTGAGCCAGCCTGAACACGTTATGGCTGACGAATTTCCTCTCACACCGCGTGATGCACtcaaggcagcagcagccctACCGGTGACTGACCCGGTGAAACCAAGCCGCATGCAGCTCGCATCCAAAGAGTATTCCATCGATCGGCTCATGCTGGATCATGGTGAGGGTGGCAAGGGTGATTTTATTAATAGATGGCTTTTGCACCAGCTTAGGCTATCGTCAGTGAATGCGCTGCTTCTCCATACGACCTTCACCAAGAGTCGGGGACTCAAGATCCGTGATCTTGATCGCTGGCAGAGTGATGTACTGCACTATTGGTGGAACGACGAGGGCGCAGAACTACCAGCAGACATGATGCAGCTTGTAACAAGCGAACACTCGAATGACGGTTCAAGAATTGGAACGAACCAGCTCTCAAGGGCGGTGACCTATACCCCAGGTGTGTCGGGCGGTAGACAGAGTCTGTTGACCCCGAGTAGTGTCGCACACTCTACCTGGTGA
- a CDS encoding MFS transporter, AGZA family, xanthine/uracil permease: MEPFQGQQGVTPPPNQEDVDITQPLGRSRYFGLRDFFDRVDHYVTTSAFGYFFTLSGTGHPQEIAGATFFREVRAGITTFATMAYIIAVNAALLAQSGGTCVCDLTDRHACDKIDSYVACKEDIRRDIVTATAAVSGLASFMFGFLTNLPVALAPGMGLNAYFTFQVVGYNGSGPISYRLALTAVFVEGLIFILLALTGMRQWLVKLIPSTIKTATGVGIGLFLTEIGLSYSAGIGAITGGGKATPLALGGCPQELLDEVTGMCTGGQMSSPKLWVAVFCGGIVTAFLMAFRVKYALILGIALVSVLSWPRNTPITYFPHTDEGDSRFDFFSQVVMWHPIERTLNELDWSFGGSASQFALALFTFLYVDIIDATATLYSMVRFCGVVNPRDGDFPRSTLAYCTDAFFISVGALLGSSPVTAFIESGAGIAEGGRTGLTAMTTGLCFTAAVFFAPIFASVPPWATGCTLILVGCMMIRQITQINWRYIGDVLPSFVVMTFIPFSYSVAYGLIAGVFVYAVLNGLVGLVVWVTRGYVEPREYDLKEYWTWKGSGRAPWFIRAIRHGRNIGQESDEDQPGDSGHAMRDLNYDNRRENSSSRTASSGKDDQPMSPNERWER, encoded by the exons ATGGAACCCTTTCAAGGACAGCAAGGCGTCACGCCTCCTccaaaccaagaagatgtcgacaTTACTCAACCCCTTGGCCGCTCTCGATACTTTGGTCTTCGTGACTTCTTTGATCGTGTTGACCACTATGTCACCACTTCGGCCTTTGGGtacttcttcaccctcaGTGGGACTGGACAC CCTCAAGAGATTGCTGGAGCGACCTTCTTTCGAGAAGTTCGCGCTGGCATCACAACCTTTGCGACTATGGCATATATAATCGCCGTCAAC GCTGCTCTGCTCGCTCAGTCTGGTGGCACTTGTGTATGTGACTTGACGGATAGACATGCTTGTGACAAGATTGATTCTTATGTTGCCTGCAAAGAAG ACATTCGACGAGATATCGTCACTGCTACAGCTGCAGTCTCCGGCCTCGCAAGCTTCATGTTCGGTTTCCTTACCAACCTCCCTGTTGCCCTTGC CCCCGGTATGGGCCTCAACGCGTACTTCACCTTCCAAGTTGTCGGATACAACGGAAGCGGCCCCATCTCTTACCGTCTCGCACTTACAGCTGTCTTCGTCGAAGGCcttatcttcatcttgcttgctctcACGGGCATGCGTCAGTGGCTCGTTAAGCTTATCCCTTCTACCATCAAGACTGCCACAGGCGTTGGTATCGGCCTCTTCCTTACTGAAATCGGTCTCTCGTACTCTGCCGGTATTGGTGCTATCACCGGCGGTGGAAAGGCTACTCCTCTTGCCCTTGGAGGCTGTCCCCAGGAACTGCTTGATGAGGTGACTGGCATGTGTACAGGAGGGCAGATGTCGAGTCCCAAG TTATGGGTTGCTGTCTTTTGCGGCGGTATTGTCACTGCCTTTCTTATGGCGTTCCGCGTCAAGTACGCCCTCATCCTTGGCATTGCTCTCGTTTCTGTCCTATCATGGCC TCGCAACACGCCCATCACATACTTTCCACACACTGACGAGGGGGACTCCCGtttcgacttcttcagtCAAGTTGTTATGTGGCACCCAATCGAAAGGACTCTTAACGAGCTCGACTGGTCCTTTGGTGGTTCAGCATCTCAATTCGCCCTCGCTCTCTTCACTTTCCTTTACGTCGACATCATCGATGCTACCGCTACTCTCTACTCCATGGTTCgcttttgtggtgttgtgaACCCTCGCGACGGTGACTTTCCTCGCTCGACTCTTGCATATTGCACTgatgctttcttcatctctgtCGGTGCTCTGTTGGGCAGTTCACCTGTTACCGCTTTCATCGAGAGTGGCGCTGGCATCGCTGAAGGTGGAAGAACTGGGTTGACTGCCATGACCACTGGACTATGCTTCACCGCTGCTGTGTTCTTTGCGCCCATCTTTGCCTCCGTACCACCTTGGGCAACTGGTTGCACTCTGATTCTG GTCGGCTGCATGATGATCCGACAAATCACACAAATCAACTGGCGATATATCGGCGACGTCCTGCCCTCTTTCGTCGTCATGACCTTCATCCCTTTCAGCTACAGTGTAGCCTATGGTCTCATCGC TGGTGTTTTCGTCTACGCAGTCCTCAACGGCCTTGTCGGCCTTGTTGTCTGGGTTACACGTGGCTATGTTGAGCCTCGCGAGTACGATCTCAAAGAGTACTGGACCTGGAAGGGTTCAGGCCGCGCTCCCTGGTTCATTCGCGCCATTCGCCACGGTCGAAACATTGGCCAGGAGAGTGATGAAGACCAGCCAGGTGATTCTGGTCATGCCATGAGAGATCTTAACTACGACAATCGTCGTGAGAACAGCAGCTCCAGAACTGCTTCCAGCGGCAAAGACGATCAGCCCATGTCGCCCAATGAACGATGGGAGCGTTGA
- a CDS encoding ubiquitin carboxyl-terminal hydrolase L5 — translation MSGGWNTIESDAGVFTSLIENLGVKDVQFEELLTLDPSELLSLQPIYGVIFLFKYPTDQPYATPEGPRDGSFDNAASENIFFAAQTIQNACATQALLSVLLNKTSDVEIGEKLGDFREFTMVLPPEFRGEALSNSDLIREVHNSFARSSPFADETDKTGAEAEDAFHFIAYTPINGILYELDGLQPAPISHGACSSEDFPTKVVDVLQRRIARYDTTEIRFNLLAMCRDLRQRARDFGDEELLAREERKRRDWMFENALRRHNFVGFAGEVMKGVVRSKIAEGGDAACEKWVKESLERRKNAEQAMRGRAGGGDGDGDVDMGA, via the exons ATGAGTGGCGGATGGAATACCA TTGAGTCGGATGCA GGTGTCTTTACCTCTCTCATCGAGAATCTTGGCGTCAAAGACGTCCAATTCGAAGAACTCCTTACCCTCGACCCATCTGAGCTTCTATCCTTACAGCCCATCTACGGCGTaatcttcctcttcaagtACCCGACTGATCAACCATATGCGACACCCGAAGGACCCCGCGACGGCTCGTTCGACAATGCCGCATCCGAGaacatcttcttcgctgccCAGACGATTCAGAATGCATGCGCCACACAAGCTCTTTTGAGTGTATTACTCAACAAGACAAGCGATGTTGAAATAGGCGAGAAGCTCGGCGACTTCAGAGAGTTCACCATGGTGTTGCCGCCCGAGTTCCGTGGTGAGGCGCTGAGCAACTCTGACCTCATCCGTGAGGTACACAACAGCTTTGCTCGCAGCAGCCCTTTTGCCGACGAGACAGACAAGACTGGCGCCGAGGCGGAGGATGCTTTCCATTTTATCGCTTACACACCTATCAACGGTATACTCTACGAGCTTGACGGTCTGCAACCGGCGCCCATCTCTCACGGTGCTTGCAGCTCTGAGGACTTCCCCACCAAGGTAGTCGATGTTCTCCAACGTCGCATTGCACGATATGATACCACAGAGATTAGATTCAACCTCCTTGCCATGTGCCGAGATCTGCGACAGCGTGCGCGCGACTTTGGGGATGAGGAGCTGTTGGCAAGAGAAGAGCGCAAGCGACGAGATTGGATGTTTGAGAATGCTCTGCGAAGACATAACTTTGTGGGCTTTGCGGGTGAAGTGATGAAGGGTGTTGTGCGCAGTAAGATCGCCGAGGGTGGTGACGCTGCCTGTGAGAAGTGGGTGAAGGAAAGCCTagaaaggaggaagaatgcGGAGCAGGCCATGAGAGGTCGAGCTGGAGGTGGTgacggcgatggtgatgttgatatggGAGCTTGA